A DNA window from Thiothrix subterranea contains the following coding sequences:
- the mobH gene encoding MobH family relaxase — MLSRLSGLFRSHPPPAEQPAIPALPAGIWPVLPAAQLLQPHAKLLTRIRALAAVSDDYWHNLYQPLLDNFAAFVQQTPASEAHHHCRQGGMLTHSLQVMKLALESRKGKMLPPGAAAEDVNQQQHAWTYAIASAALLHDVGKPCSDQKLRLCEADGQATPRYWQPLHGALQSGYYRVEFVRERQYRTHELLPPLLARQLTPAAALSWLQQDFPGVFKAWLGYLSGQDEVAGIVGQIVTDADRQSVAADLSGGQPLHTQQIPAAKAKPLSQRLLTGLRFLLDEQQLPLNRKGAAGFFDGEALWLVSKRVLDELRNHLEKEGQTGIPTRNDRLMDELQQHNILTPTAAGQAIWNAEIRLGDWAQSLTLLQIPAMLLWADASHYPERLAGSITPAGQKTEETPPNLPLSGEGQEEDAIAIPLDSSPDKGRPGGVSSYPETVAPTPPSPTPDTDDAGQHFLHWLTTGLRTGKHKLNTADARLHVVREGLLLVSPAIFKDYDLGNWEYVQKRFSKLGLHRKQGNTNIWRYQVSGQKKRGVVQGMLLPDPLNVLGLGYLPSPNKALSLPETETSRNTGDS; from the coding sequence ATGTTGTCCCGCCTGTCTGGGTTGTTTCGTAGCCATCCACCACCGGCTGAACAACCCGCCATCCCAGCCTTGCCCGCTGGCATTTGGCCTGTGCTACCTGCCGCGCAATTACTGCAACCCCATGCCAAACTGCTGACCCGCATCCGCGCCTTAGCGGCTGTTTCCGACGACTACTGGCACAACCTCTACCAACCCCTACTCGACAATTTCGCCGCCTTCGTCCAGCAAACCCCCGCTTCCGAAGCCCACCACCATTGCCGCCAAGGCGGGATGCTCACCCACAGCCTGCAAGTGATGAAACTGGCGCTGGAATCCCGCAAGGGCAAAATGCTGCCCCCCGGTGCGGCTGCCGAAGACGTAAACCAACAACAACACGCCTGGACGTATGCCATCGCCAGCGCCGCCTTGCTGCATGACGTGGGCAAGCCATGCAGTGACCAAAAGCTGCGCCTGTGTGAGGCGGATGGGCAAGCCACACCCCGTTACTGGCAACCCCTCCACGGTGCGTTACAGTCCGGCTATTACCGCGTCGAGTTTGTGCGGGAGCGCCAATACCGCACCCACGAACTGTTACCGCCACTCTTGGCACGCCAACTGACCCCAGCGGCGGCACTGTCATGGCTGCAACAGGATTTTCCCGGCGTGTTCAAGGCATGGCTGGGCTACCTCTCCGGGCAGGATGAAGTCGCCGGTATCGTGGGGCAAATAGTCACGGATGCGGATAGGCAATCGGTCGCCGCTGACCTCTCCGGCGGGCAACCCCTCCACACCCAGCAGATACCCGCCGCCAAAGCCAAACCCCTGTCACAGCGTCTGCTGACTGGCTTGCGATTTCTGCTGGACGAACAGCAATTGCCCCTCAACCGCAAAGGCGCTGCCGGGTTCTTCGATGGCGAAGCCCTGTGGCTGGTCAGCAAGCGGGTACTGGACGAATTGCGCAATCATCTGGAAAAGGAAGGCCAAACCGGCATCCCCACCCGCAATGACCGGCTGATGGATGAGCTGCAACAGCACAATATCCTCACCCCCACCGCTGCCGGGCAAGCCATCTGGAATGCCGAAATACGCCTCGGCGACTGGGCGCAAAGCCTCACCCTGCTACAGATTCCGGCTATGCTGCTGTGGGCGGATGCCAGCCATTACCCCGAACGGCTGGCAGGCAGCATTACCCCGGCTGGGCAGAAGACAGAAGAAACCCCTCCTAACCTCCCCTTGTCAGGGGAGGGACAAGAAGAAGATGCCATTGCCATCCCTCTTGACTCCTCCCCTGACAAGGGGAGGCCGGGAGGGGTTTCTTCCTACCCGGAAACCGTAGCACCAACGCCACCCTCCCCCACACCAGACACCGACGACGCTGGGCAACACTTCCTGCACTGGCTCACCACCGGCCTGCGCACCGGCAAACACAAACTCAACACCGCCGATGCCCGCCTGCATGTGGTGCGCGAAGGCTTGCTGCTGGTCAGCCCCGCCATCTTCAAGGACTACGATTTGGGCAACTGGGAATACGTGCAGAAACGTTTCAGCAAACTCGGCCTGCACCGCAAACAGGGCAACACCAATATCTGGCGCTACCAGGTCAGCGGGCAAAAGAAACGCGGTGTGGTGCAGGGCATGTTGCTGCCCGACCCGCTCAACGTACTGGGGCTGGGCTACCTGCCCTCCCCCAACAAAGCGCTGTCATTGCCGGAAACGGAAACTAGCCGTAACACGGGGGATTCATGA
- a CDS encoding ATP-binding protein: MKHYLGKSEYHLRQKQQDYPVNYEPDKLINAHLLVCGMSGTGKSFQSSRLLGSAAQAGIEVDVFDVHDELEYIPGATACRYSQATGYGYNPLELDTDPHTGGVNRQTEYLVGLLREASPQLGVRQEMVLRNLLLDTYALAGIYHDNPNTWQRDSITEAQRRQLTDARNWQALKQYYPTLDDLKSYGRRKLTALSIGGDNPCISALEQLTRQYKRLNTLQGKYAKASSDDEPDKLGKQVNTSKEHCTSGYAEFIAAMQTGRELEDMLKYDSADTLASVLQRLELLNSAGIFRANPPPFGNAPARVHQIKSLTTEQQVLFVKLRLRAIFERHKQAGATRSGTELRHVIFLDEAHKFFSKDDDDIINVIAREARKFGIGLWCASQSPTDFPDSFLTNVGATLILGLHGSHWQRATSKLRISVETLKHIRPKQVVAVQLRKDGMADPPFGNVVVG; encoded by the coding sequence ATGAAGCACTATTTGGGGAAATCCGAATACCACTTGCGCCAAAAGCAGCAGGATTACCCTGTCAACTACGAGCCGGACAAGCTGATCAATGCGCATTTATTGGTGTGCGGCATGAGCGGCACGGGCAAGTCCTTCCAGTCCAGCCGCTTGTTGGGCAGTGCGGCACAGGCAGGCATTGAGGTGGATGTGTTCGATGTGCATGACGAGTTGGAATACATCCCCGGCGCAACCGCTTGCCGTTATTCGCAGGCTACCGGCTACGGCTATAATCCGCTGGAGTTGGATACCGACCCGCACACGGGCGGGGTTAACCGCCAAACCGAATACCTGGTGGGTTTGCTGCGGGAGGCGTCCCCGCAATTGGGCGTAAGGCAAGAAATGGTGCTGCGCAACCTATTGCTGGACACTTACGCACTGGCGGGCATTTACCACGACAACCCGAATACGTGGCAGCGGGACAGCATCACCGAAGCGCAACGCAGGCAACTGACTGATGCCCGCAACTGGCAAGCCCTGAAACAGTATTACCCAACCTTGGATGACCTGAAAAGCTACGGGCGGCGCAAGCTCACCGCCTTAAGCATTGGTGGTGATAACCCCTGTATCAGTGCGCTGGAACAGCTTACTCGCCAGTACAAACGCCTCAATACCTTGCAAGGCAAATACGCCAAGGCCAGCAGTGACGATGAACCGGACAAGTTGGGCAAACAGGTCAATACCAGCAAAGAACACTGTACCAGCGGCTATGCCGAATTCATTGCTGCCATGCAGACCGGGCGGGAGCTGGAGGATATGCTCAAGTACGATTCGGCGGATACCCTTGCCAGCGTATTGCAACGGCTGGAACTGCTCAATTCAGCGGGGATTTTCCGCGCCAACCCGCCACCGTTTGGCAACGCCCCAGCACGGGTACACCAGATCAAGTCATTGACCACGGAACAGCAGGTATTGTTTGTGAAGTTGCGGCTGCGTGCCATTTTCGAGCGCCACAAACAAGCCGGGGCAACCCGCAGTGGTACGGAATTGCGCCACGTCATTTTTCTGGATGAGGCACACAAGTTTTTCAGCAAGGATGACGATGACATTATCAATGTGATTGCGCGGGAAGCGCGAAAGTTTGGGATTGGGCTGTGGTGTGCCAGCCAAAGCCCGACGGATTTCCCGGATAGCTTTCTGACCAATGTGGGGGCTACGCTAATTTTGGGGCTGCATGGCAGCCATTGGCAGCGGGCAACTTCCAAGCTGCGGATTAGTGTGGAGACGCTGAAGCATATCAGGCCGAAGCAGGTGGTGGCGGTGCAGTTGAGGAAGGATGGGATGGCTGATCCGCCGTTTGGTAATGTGGTGGTGGGTTAG
- a CDS encoding DUF4400 domain-containing protein, which translates to MENVTGTLWYVKWFTIVFLLALLVDMVYVFWPWPAVRGVAVFQHNLVVESQRIAELSNPQGLAFIKTVQAWVYQPTFVWSGLHDFLVLGSQPTATVITGSGRDFGQGLAHGFWQQLQTAYIGELLFAQRLAVLALSAPLFGVVMLAAATDGLLGWYKRRTSVGRESGLIYHIAKHGFNNTLRGVWVLYLLPPIVIDPHWVIPPALLLVALATRLAVGYFKKYL; encoded by the coding sequence ATGGAAAATGTCACGGGGACGCTGTGGTATGTGAAGTGGTTCACGATAGTTTTCCTGCTGGCACTGCTGGTGGACATGGTGTACGTGTTCTGGCCATGGCCTGCTGTGCGTGGGGTGGCGGTGTTCCAGCATAATCTGGTAGTGGAAAGCCAGCGCATTGCCGAACTGTCGAATCCACAGGGATTGGCGTTTATCAAGACGGTGCAGGCATGGGTGTACCAGCCCACTTTTGTGTGGTCGGGTTTGCATGATTTTCTGGTGTTGGGTTCACAGCCGACAGCAACGGTGATTACCGGGAGTGGTCGGGATTTTGGGCAAGGGTTGGCACACGGTTTCTGGCAACAGCTACAAACGGCTTATATCGGCGAATTGCTGTTTGCCCAACGGCTAGCGGTGCTGGCACTGTCTGCGCCATTGTTTGGGGTGGTGATGCTAGCGGCGGCGACCGATGGGTTGCTTGGCTGGTATAAACGCCGTACCAGTGTCGGGCGCGAATCCGGGCTGATTTACCATATTGCCAAGCACGGCTTCAATAACACCTTACGCGGTGTTTGGGTGCTGTACCTGTTGCCACCCATCGTGATTGACCCACACTGGGTGATCCCCCCTGCCCTGTTATTGGTGGCACTGGCAACACGGCTGGCAGTCGGCTATTTCAAAAAGTACCTGTAG
- a CDS encoding 3'-5' exonuclease has translation MTTYAILDFETTGMSPDCGACPTEIAVVLVRDGQILDRYQSLMNGNIWIPPFIQSLTGITNAMVRKAPPIGQVMNEAIEFAADYPLVAHNASFDRKFWDDALDQQGKERQQEFLCSMLMTRRVFPQAPNHKLGTLVSFLKLPMSGQFHRALADAEATAHLFIKMQQVIQDRLKLREVHCRHLLAVQRQKIGTF, from the coding sequence ATGACCACTTACGCCATCCTCGACTTTGAAACCACCGGCATGTCCCCCGACTGCGGTGCGTGCCCAACCGAAATCGCCGTCGTACTGGTGCGTGACGGGCAAATCCTCGACCGCTACCAAAGCCTCATGAACGGCAACATCTGGATTCCGCCTTTCATCCAGTCCCTGACTGGCATCACCAATGCGATGGTGCGCAAAGCCCCGCCGATAGGTCAGGTCATGAATGAGGCCATTGAGTTTGCCGCTGACTATCCGCTGGTAGCGCACAATGCCTCCTTTGACCGCAAGTTCTGGGATGATGCACTGGATCAGCAGGGCAAGGAACGGCAACAGGAGTTTCTGTGCTCCATGCTGATGACGCGACGAGTGTTTCCCCAAGCGCCCAACCACAAGCTGGGTACGTTGGTGAGTTTCCTGAAATTACCGATGTCGGGGCAATTCCACCGCGCTTTGGCGGATGCAGAAGCGACAGCCCACCTGTTCATCAAGATGCAGCAGGTGATACAGGATAGGCTCAAGCTCCGTGAAGTACATTGCAGGCATTTGCTGGCAGTGCAACGGCAAAAGATTGGGACATTTTAG
- the brxL gene encoding protease Lon-related BREX system protein BrxL encodes MSANDLDGLLNQHFKGRVVRKDLTKRLKEGANVPVYVLEYLLGMYCASDDDEVVSEGLENVKRILTENYVRPDEAEKIKSLIRERGTYKVIDKVGVRLNQRKDIYEAALSNLGINDALMRPSTVQENEKLLTGGIWCIVTLQYFYEEGQKTSPFSVVSLKPIQMPSMDMEELFNARQYFSTEQWIDALLRSVGMEPANLEQRVKWHLLARMIPFVENNYNVCELGPRGTGKSHVYKECSPNSLLVSGGQTTVANLFYNMSSRQVGLVGMWDLVAFDEVAGIHFKDNDGVQIMKDYMASGSFARGRDSVEAKASMVFIGNINQSVEMLVKTSHLLAPFPAAMIDTAFFDRFHAYIPGWEIPKMRPEFFTNSYGLITDYLAEFMREMRKRSFADAIDCHFKLGNNLNQRDVIAVRRTVSGLLKLLFPRADYGKDDVRNCLVYALEVRRRIKEQLKKLGGMEFFDVHFSYHDNETLEEHFVSVPEQGGGKLIPEGALRPGVVHLVTQGGSGQLGLYRFETQMVAGNGKHSVSGLGSNTAAKEAIRVGFDYFKGNLGRISASAKFSEHDFQLHVVELHNTSPSSKTTLAALVAFCSILMGKPVQAQMVVLGSMTLGGVVNPVDDLAGSLQMALDSGATRVLLPMASAVDIATVPPELFAKFQISFFADPVDAVYKALGVQ; translated from the coding sequence ATGAGCGCAAATGATCTGGACGGGCTGTTAAACCAGCATTTCAAAGGCCGCGTGGTACGCAAAGACCTGACCAAGCGGCTCAAGGAAGGCGCGAATGTGCCGGTCTACGTGTTGGAATACTTGCTGGGCATGTATTGCGCCTCGGATGATGATGAAGTCGTGAGTGAGGGGCTGGAAAATGTCAAACGTATCCTCACCGAGAATTATGTGCGCCCGGATGAAGCTGAAAAGATCAAGTCACTGATCCGCGAACGCGGTACTTACAAAGTCATCGACAAAGTAGGCGTGCGCCTTAACCAGCGCAAAGACATTTACGAAGCGGCATTGTCTAACTTGGGGATCAATGATGCCCTGATGCGCCCCAGTACCGTGCAGGAAAATGAAAAACTGTTGACGGGTGGTATCTGGTGCATTGTGACGCTTCAGTATTTCTACGAAGAAGGCCAGAAAACCTCACCGTTTTCCGTGGTCAGCCTCAAGCCTATCCAGATGCCGTCGATGGATATGGAGGAGCTATTCAACGCCCGCCAGTATTTTTCCACAGAACAATGGATTGATGCCCTGCTGCGTTCGGTCGGCATGGAACCCGCCAATCTGGAACAGCGGGTGAAATGGCATTTGCTGGCGCGGATGATTCCCTTCGTGGAAAACAATTACAACGTCTGCGAACTAGGGCCGCGTGGCACGGGCAAAAGCCATGTGTATAAGGAATGTTCCCCCAATAGTTTGCTGGTATCCGGCGGGCAAACCACAGTTGCCAACCTGTTCTACAACATGAGCAGTCGGCAGGTCGGGCTGGTGGGCATGTGGGATCTGGTCGCCTTTGATGAAGTGGCGGGTATCCACTTCAAGGATAATGACGGCGTACAGATTATGAAGGATTACATGGCCTCAGGCTCGTTTGCGCGTGGGCGTGATTCGGTGGAAGCCAAAGCCTCGATGGTGTTTATCGGCAATATCAACCAGAGCGTGGAAATGCTGGTCAAAACCAGCCACCTGCTTGCGCCTTTCCCCGCCGCCATGATCGACACGGCTTTTTTCGACCGTTTCCATGCCTACATTCCCGGCTGGGAAATCCCGAAAATGCGCCCGGAGTTTTTCACCAACAGTTACGGTTTAATCACCGACTATCTGGCGGAATTCATGCGGGAAATGCGCAAACGCAGTTTTGCCGATGCTATCGACTGCCATTTCAAGCTGGGCAACAACCTCAATCAACGGGATGTGATTGCGGTGCGCCGCACGGTTTCCGGCCTGCTCAAACTGCTGTTCCCCCGTGCCGATTATGGCAAGGATGATGTGCGTAACTGTCTGGTTTATGCACTGGAAGTGCGCCGCCGCATCAAGGAGCAACTGAAAAAACTGGGTGGGATGGAATTCTTCGACGTGCATTTCAGCTACCACGACAATGAAACGCTGGAAGAGCATTTTGTCAGTGTGCCAGAACAAGGTGGCGGCAAGCTGATCCCGGAAGGCGCATTACGCCCTGGTGTTGTGCATCTGGTGACACAAGGTGGTTCGGGGCAGTTGGGCTTGTACCGATTTGAAACCCAGATGGTGGCGGGCAATGGTAAACATTCGGTGTCCGGTTTGGGGTCTAATACGGCGGCAAAAGAAGCCATCCGGGTAGGCTTCGATTACTTCAAGGGCAACCTCGGCAGGATCAGTGCCAGTGCCAAATTTTCGGAGCATGATTTCCAGCTTCATGTAGTCGAGTTGCACAATACCTCACCCAGTAGCAAAACCACCTTGGCGGCACTGGTGGCGTTTTGCTCCATTCTGATGGGCAAACCGGTGCAGGCACAGATGGTGGTATTGGGGAGTATGACGCTAGGTGGGGTGGTGAATCCGGTGGATGACCTTGCCGGAAGTTTGCAGATGGCACTGGATAGTGGTGCTACCCGTGTCTTGTTGCCGATGGCTTCGGCAGTGGATATTGCAACCGTGCCGCCGGAGTTGTTTGCCAAGTTCCAGATCAGCTTCTTCGCCGATCCTGTGGATGCGGTGTATAAGGCGTTGGGGGTGCAATGA
- the traD gene encoding type IV conjugative transfer system coupling protein TraD, with the protein MSKRIFDNRLRPALELWVAVILLALASVLILHAQRLSPLLPELAIWAALLLIPLALYRFWQGWHILQYRGNLKRLPTYGLDAAAIPMSRHKLFLGKGFQWTQTHSQRLVEARSPDGRAWIQPGRLYQWARALEIRHEHNPRMQWLLNLTRSPAGWNVVKPLPPVGGDPALHGVGVEDERDIWIDLGDRVAHTLVLGTTRVGKTRLAELLVTQDIRRGEIVVVFDPKGDTELLARMWAECKRAGRLEQFHIFHLGFPDISERYNPVGSFGRITEVASRIAGQLPGSGNSATFKEFAWRFTNIVSNALVALGRRPDYTAIARYVTNIEPLMMEYYAFWFDREGIENWREQVNTIAQNIDPKTLTMALKSRDFKAIAYTQLAKSRDLYDPVADGLRSAFEYDKTYFDKLTASLLPLLEKLTSGKSGELLAPDYADRHDPRPILDWMEVIRAKGVVYVGLDALSDAEVAGAVGNSMFADLTSIAGQLYKHGDNLGLPELAGHKRARIAIHADEFNELVGNEFIPLLNKAGGSGVQVTAYTQTASDIEAGIGEKPKAGQIVGNLNTLIMLRVKNEETAAVLTDQLAKVRIYTKTAQSAATDNNDPDSSVDFTASNSDRITEAEADILTPADLVQLPKGQAFALLDGGKLFKLRLPLAGADPLLPKDMQAIIRWVKETRGEDT; encoded by the coding sequence ATGAGCAAGCGCATCTTCGACAACCGCCTACGCCCGGCACTGGAACTGTGGGTGGCGGTCATCCTGCTGGCACTCGCCAGTGTCCTGATCCTGCACGCCCAACGGCTGTCGCCGCTGCTGCCGGAACTCGCCATCTGGGCGGCATTGCTCCTCATCCCACTGGCACTGTACCGTTTCTGGCAGGGCTGGCACATCCTGCAATACCGGGGCAACCTCAAACGCCTGCCCACTTACGGGCTGGATGCGGCTGCCATCCCGATGTCACGCCACAAGCTGTTTCTGGGCAAAGGTTTCCAGTGGACGCAAACCCACAGCCAGCGGCTGGTAGAAGCGCGTTCGCCGGATGGGCGTGCTTGGATACAACCCGGCAGGCTGTACCAATGGGCGCGGGCACTCGAAATCCGCCACGAACACAACCCACGGATGCAGTGGCTGCTCAACCTGACCCGTTCCCCAGCCGGGTGGAATGTGGTCAAACCCCTGCCCCCGGTCGGTGGCGACCCTGCCCTGCACGGTGTCGGCGTGGAAGACGAGCGCGACATCTGGATCGACCTCGGCGACCGCGTGGCACACACACTGGTATTGGGAACCACCCGTGTAGGCAAAACCCGCCTGGCAGAATTGCTGGTGACACAAGACATCCGCCGGGGTGAAATCGTGGTGGTATTCGACCCCAAGGGCGACACCGAACTGCTGGCGCGGATGTGGGCGGAATGCAAACGTGCCGGGCGGCTGGAGCAATTCCACATCTTCCACCTCGGTTTCCCGGATATTTCCGAACGCTACAACCCGGTGGGCAGCTTTGGGCGCATTACCGAGGTCGCCTCAAGGATCGCAGGGCAACTCCCCGGTTCCGGCAACTCTGCCACCTTCAAGGAATTCGCCTGGCGTTTCACCAATATCGTTTCCAACGCGCTGGTGGCACTGGGACGGCGACCGGATTACACCGCCATTGCCCGCTATGTCACCAATATCGAACCGCTGATGATGGAGTATTACGCCTTCTGGTTTGACCGCGAAGGCATTGAAAACTGGCGCGAACAGGTCAACACCATTGCCCAGAATATTGACCCCAAGACCCTCACAATGGCTCTCAAAAGCCGCGACTTCAAAGCCATCGCCTACACCCAATTGGCAAAAAGCCGCGACTTGTATGACCCGGTGGCGGATGGGCTGCGTTCAGCCTTCGAGTACGACAAGACCTACTTTGACAAGCTCACCGCCTCACTGTTGCCCTTGCTGGAAAAACTCACCTCCGGCAAGTCCGGTGAATTGCTCGCCCCGGATTACGCTGACCGCCATGACCCGCGCCCGATTCTTGACTGGATGGAAGTGATCCGCGCAAAAGGCGTGGTTTACGTCGGGCTGGATGCACTCTCGGATGCGGAAGTCGCCGGTGCGGTGGGCAATTCCATGTTCGCCGACCTGACCTCCATCGCTGGGCAACTGTACAAGCACGGCGACAATTTGGGTTTGCCGGAATTGGCGGGACACAAACGCGCCAGGATCGCCATCCATGCCGACGAGTTCAACGAACTGGTAGGCAATGAGTTTATCCCGCTGCTCAACAAGGCGGGTGGTTCCGGGGTACAGGTCACAGCCTACACCCAGACCGCTTCTGACATTGAAGCCGGGATTGGTGAAAAACCCAAAGCGGGGCAAATCGTCGGCAACCTCAATACCCTGATCATGCTGCGGGTGAAGAATGAGGAAACCGCTGCGGTGCTGACCGACCAATTGGCAAAGGTACGCATCTACACCAAGACCGCGCAATCTGCCGCTACTGACAATAACGACCCGGATTCCAGCGTGGATTTCACTGCCAGCAATTCTGACCGCATCACCGAAGCCGAGGCCGACATCCTCACCCCGGCGGATTTGGTGCAACTGCCCAAGGGGCAAGCCTTCGCGCTGCTGGACGGTGGCAAGCTGTTCAAGCTGCGCTTGCCGTTGGCGGGGGCTGACCCGCTGTTGCCCAAGGATATGCAGGCCATTATCCGCTGGGTCAAGGAAACCCGTGGGGAGGATACCTGA
- a CDS encoding nuclease-related domain-containing protein, translating to MQLDFTPIIAQVFTGFLYLLPILLLIAFFKSARFKGAMGEWAVNVASSLALNKRDYHLIKDVTLPTEDGGTTQIDHIIVSRYGIFVVETKNMQGWIFGGDYQPMWTQKIYKQSFKFQNPLRQNYKHLKTLQACLDVELKHLHSVIVFTGDCTFKTPLPENVVRAGGYIRYIKSWTEGVFSPEQVQEYITAIESGRLEPSAATRKAHIQHLKGAVNQPQSKPPNCPKCGSQMVMRETRNGPNVGRMFWGCSHFPRCRGMVSIKD from the coding sequence ATGCAACTCGATTTCACCCCCATCATTGCCCAAGTCTTCACAGGCTTCCTCTACCTCCTACCGATCCTCCTGCTGATTGCGTTCTTCAAATCCGCCCGTTTCAAAGGTGCAATGGGCGAGTGGGCAGTCAACGTGGCTTCCAGTCTTGCCCTCAACAAGCGTGATTACCATCTGATAAAGGATGTCACCTTGCCCACTGAAGATGGCGGCACGACCCAGATTGACCATATCATCGTGTCCCGCTACGGTATTTTCGTTGTGGAAACCAAAAACATGCAGGGCTGGATTTTTGGTGGCGATTATCAGCCAATGTGGACACAGAAAATTTACAAACAGTCGTTCAAGTTCCAGAACCCGCTACGCCAGAACTACAAGCACCTGAAAACACTGCAAGCCTGTCTGGATGTTGAGCTAAAACACCTGCATTCGGTGATCGTGTTTACGGGGGATTGCACCTTCAAAACCCCATTACCTGAAAATGTTGTGCGTGCGGGTGGCTATATCCGTTATATCAAATCATGGACGGAGGGTGTGTTCTCGCCAGAACAGGTACAGGAATATATCACAGCCATCGAGTCAGGCCGGTTGGAGCCTTCCGCCGCTACCCGCAAGGCACACATCCAGCACCTGAAAGGCGCTGTAAACCAGCCCCAATCTAAACCGCCTAACTGTCCAAAATGCGGTAGTCAGATGGTGATGCGGGAAACACGTAATGGCCCGAATGTCGGGCGTATGTTTTGGGGATGCAGTCATTTTCCGAGATGTCGGGGAATGGTCAGCATAAAAGACTAA